TGAAGATATAGTAGATTTGCTTATGTTGTGAATCATAATACCTCAAAACCTAAGCACATCAAGTCATCAACAGAAACAACTATTTGCTCATGGAAAACAACTATTTGCTATATATAGTAGCGACCTTTAAATTCTAggattaaaattttgttgttgttattattattgctaaTGGTTTTATTCAAGTCATGATGTCCCTATATAGTAACAGTAActgttgaagaagaagaagaaggagaagagaaGAGTACTTACATTATTAGGGCTAAATGATGGCCTGTGAGTTAATTGCTGCATATGCATATGATCAAGACCAAAAGAAGGGCTCGCTTTAAATAATCCAAGACTATCATGTGAAGGTTGGCTAAAACTTCCACTGTATCTTTCTGGGGTCAATAGACTCAAGGCCTGCAAGTTCATGTCCAAGGAGCTTGAAATTTCTGATGATGATGGCGATTGATTCAAGTTGGAAATATTTATACTAGGATAAATCTGGCTGAAGTTCCCTCTGCTTGGCATTGCCACACCTCCAAAACTAGGACAGTTCTGGGCATTAGAATAAAGCCCCTTGGTAGAAATGGTCTTGAGCAATAGCTTCTCACTAAGATCGTTTCTCTCATTCTTTATGTGACTTGTTGGAGTAAAATGGTAATCTTCTGAGGAACTGTGTAACAGTTCAGTGTATTTGCGGAAAGATTCTGAATGCTCTTCCTTGACTTTTAGGTCATGGGCAGACTGACTATTGGAACTCCCTGCATTACTAAGCCAGTAAAAGCCTAAGTCTTGGACCATGGAATTGTTGAGACAAGGCGCTAGAATGTCATTATCCTGCTTAGATTCCCTTGGGTTTGAGAAAACTCCATCGAAGTTTGAATTGAAGTTATTGTTCCTACAAATAGTTGACATAACTATTTAAAGATTAATCTGAAAGCTTTATCATGAAAAGTGTTAGTTCAAAGGAAAGTAACTAGTCCTTGTGAGGTAGATGGAAATCAAAGTAACAAGAAAATTTTAGGACAAAGCTTTAACTGCATATCAGTTTTGGTATCAGTATCACTGTCACATGATGTTTTCCACCGGTGTAAGTGAATCCTGTGGTATAAGAAGTCGGAGTCATTTATTCCAAATCCAATCAAAGAGAAAGAATGGCTGAACCTTTTGTAAAATATGTGATCAATTGAAAAACAAACTAACAAGTAAATTTAAACTTCTGGTAACTTTCTGCTTGAGGAACATCaaatcagaaaagaaaaaagagaaaaggaaaaagataccAAACTCGAAAGTTCATTTATGATAGTACTTTGAATAGGCAAAAATTCATTATAGaagcacagagagagagagagagagagagagagagagagagatgttgaAGCAAAACTTACAAAGTGACATTTGGGGTCCAAGCAGCATGGTTGCTTCCAACTCCATAGTAGGTTGGGTTGGCTAAAGAAGAAGACCCAACAAGCTGGTCTGGGAGCTGATGTTGGTGATGGAGATTTGCA
This DNA window, taken from Quercus robur chromosome 2, dhQueRobu3.1, whole genome shotgun sequence, encodes the following:
- the LOC126712293 gene encoding transcription factor bHLH110 isoform X3; its protein translation is MELEATMLLGPQMSLFMSTICRNNNFNSNFDGVFSNPRESKQDNDILAPCLNNSMVQDLGFYWLSNAGSSNSQSAHDLKVKEEHSESFRKYTELLHSSSEDYHFTPTSHIKNERNDLSEKLLLKTISTKGLYSNAQNCPSFGGVAMPSRGNFSQIYPSINISNLNQSPSSSEISSSLDMNLQALSLLTPERYSGSFSQPSHDSLGLFKASPSFGLDHMHMQQLTHRPSFSPNNISSPFTNRITEEKRPSSLMEAKTAQAASKKSRLEPRASCPPFKVRKEKLGDRIATLQQLVAPFGKTDTASVLMEAIGYIKFLHNQIETLSVPYMKSSRNKACRTMQAGSVDDGNEERKRDLRSRGLSLVPLSCMSYVTGDIGGGGIWPQPNYGGGGT
- the LOC126712293 gene encoding transcription factor bHLH110 isoform X1; this encodes MESANLHHQHQLPDQLVGSSSLANPTYYGVGSNHAAWTPNVTLNNNFNSNFDGVFSNPRESKQDNDILAPCLNNSMVQDLGFYWLSNAGSSNSQSAHDLKVKEEHSESFRKYTELLHSSSEDYHFTPTSHIKNERNDLSEKLLLKTISTKGLYSNAQNCPSFGGVAMPSRGNFSQIYPSINISNLNQSPSSSEISSSLDMNLQALSLLTPERYSGSFSQPSHDSLGLFKASPSFGLDHMHMQQLTHRPSFSPNNISSPFTNRITEEKRPSSLMEAKTAQAASKKSRLEPRASCPPFKVRKEKLGDRIATLQQLVAPFGKTDTASVLMEAIGYIKFLHNQIETLSVPYMKSSRNKACRTMQAGSVDDGNEERKRDLRSRGLSLVPLSCMSYVTGDIGGGGIWPQPNYGGGGT
- the LOC126712293 gene encoding transcription factor bHLH110 isoform X2; translation: MESANLHHQHQLPDQLVGSSSLANPTYYGVGSNHAAWTPNVTLNNNFNSNFDGVFSNPRESKQDNDILAPCLNNSMVQDLGFYWLSNAGSSNSQSAHDLKVKEEHSESFRKYTELLHSSSEDYHFTPTSHIKNERNDLSEKLLLKTISTKGLYSNAQNCPSFGGVAMPSRGNFSQIYPSINISNLNQSPSSSEISSSLDMNLQALSLLTPERYSGSFSQPSHDSLGLFKASPSFGLDHMHMQQLTHRPSFSPNNISSPFTNRITEEKRPSSLMEAKTAQAASKKSRLEPRASCPPFKVRKEKLGDRIATLQQLVAPFGKTDTASVLMEAIGYIKFLHNQIEGSVDDGNEERKRDLRSRGLSLVPLSCMSYVTGDIGGGGIWPQPNYGGGGT